One part of the Xiphophorus maculatus strain JP 163 A chromosome 1, X_maculatus-5.0-male, whole genome shotgun sequence genome encodes these proteins:
- the chdh gene encoding choline dehydrogenase, mitochondrial, which yields MPSLAMMGQAGAQRLATRTWRRFMKDGRCFTTSASHQNASSSPASNQKTPSYSYVVIGAGSAGCVLANRLTEDAQESVCLLEAGPKDKWLGSSRLSWKIHMPAALTYNLCDDKYNWFYHTLPQAQMDNRVLYWPRGRVWGGSSSLNAMVYIRGHAEDYNRWQREGAEGWDYEHCLPYFRKAQCHELGENRYRGGSGPLHVSRGKTNHPLHKAFIEAGQQAGYPFTDDMNGYQQEGVGWMDMTVYKGKRWSSASAYLRPALGRPNLKTEVHCMTTKILFDGKRAVGVEYVQNGEKKRVFADKEVILSGGAINSPQLLMLSGVGNADELKDLGIPVIQHLPGVGNNLQDHLELYVQQQCTQPITLYKAQKPFHMIKIGLEWLTLFTGYGATAHLESGGFIRSRPHVTHPDIQFHFLPSQVIDHGRVPSKIEAYQVHVGPMRSTSIGWMKLKSANPTDHPILQPNYLSTDIDVWEFRECVKLSREIFAQSAFDQFRGPEVQPGLQVQSDADIDAFVRQKADSAYHPSCTCKMGSASDPTAVVDSSARVLGLERLRVVDASIMPSIVSGNLNAPTIMMAEKAADMIRGRPPLVEPGVPVYQPTTLETQR from the exons ATGCCGTCTTTGGCCATGATGGGTCAAGCAGGAGCTCAGAGACTTGCGACAAGAACCTGGAGAAGATTCATGAAGGACGGCAG ATGTTTCACTACCTCAGCTTCTCACCAGAATGCTTCATCCTCACCTGCATCCAATCAGAAAACTCCATCCTATAGCTATGTGGTTATTGGGGCAGGGTCAGCAGGTTGCGTCCTCGCCAATCGCCTGACAGAAGACGCCCAGGAGTCCGTGTGTCTGTTGGAGGCCGGACCCAAGGACAAGTGGCTGGGAAGCTCCCGACTCTCGTGGAAGATCCACATGCCAGCCGCGCTGACCTACAACCTCTGTGATGACAA GTATAACTGGTTCTACCACACATTACCCCAGGCCCAAATGGACAACAGGGTGCTGTACTGGCCCAGGGGTCGAGTCTGGGGAGGATCCTCCTCACTTAATGCCATGGTTTACATCCGTGGGCATGCAGAGGACTACAACCGCTGGCAGAGAGAGGGTGCAGAGGGATGGGACTATGAGCATTGTCTGCCTTACTTCAGAAAAGCTCAGTGCCATGAACTGGGAGAAAACAG GTACAGAGGTGGCAGCGGACCTCTTCACGTGTCCAGAGGAAAGACCAACCATCCCCTGCACAAGGCTTTTATCGAAGCAGGCCAGCAGGCAGGATACCCCTTCACTGATGACATGAATGGATACCAACAGGAAGGCGTTGGCTGGATGGACATGACCGTCTACAAAG GGAAGAGATGGAGCTCTGCCAGCGCCTACCTCAGACCTGCATTGGGTCGGCCCAATCTGAAGACGGAGGTGCACTGCATGACCACCAAGATCTTGTTTGATGGCAAGCGTGCTGTAGGGGTGGAGTACGTGCAGAacggagagaaaaagaga GTGTTTGCAGATAAAGAAGTGATCTTGAGTGGAGGAGCTATCAATTCCCCTCAGCTACTCATGCTGTCTGGTGTGGGAAATGCAGATGAACTGAAAGACCTGGGTATTCCTGTCATTCAGCACTTGCCAG GCGTTGGCAATAATCTGCAGGACCACTTGGAGCTGTACGTCCAGCAGCAGTGCACTCAGCCCATCACCTTGTACAAGGCGCAGAAACCTTTCCACATGATCAAGATTGGCCTCGAGTGGCTCACTCTTTTCACCG GCTACGGAGCTACAGCCCACTTGGAGAGCGGAGGGTTTATCCGCAGTCGACCTCACGTCACACACCCTGacattcagtttcattttctgcctTCACAAGTTATTGACCACGGCCGGGTTCCTTCAAAGATAGAAGCATATCAG GTTCATGTTGGACCAATGAGAAGCACTAGCATTGGCTGGATGAAGCTGAAAAGTGCCAATCCCACCGATCACCCAATTCTCCAGCCAAACTATCTCTCCACTG ATATTGATGTGTGGGAATTCAGGGAGTGCGTCAAACTGTCCAGAGAAATTTTCGCTCAGAGTGCCTTCGACCAGTTCCGCGGTCCCGAGGTCCAGCCCGGTCTCCAGGTCCAGTCGGACGCCGACATCGACGCTTTCGTCCGCCAGAAGGCCGACAGCGCCTACCATCCCTCCTGCACCTGCAAAATGGGGTCCGCCTCCGATCCGACGGCGGTGGTGGACTCGAGCGCACGCGTCCTGGGTCTGGAGCGACTGCGGGTAGTCGACGCTTCCATCATGCCCAGCATCGTGAGCGGGAACCTGAACGCCCCTACGATCATGATGGCGGAGAAGGCAGCCGACATGATCAGAGGCCGGCCTCCTCTGGTGGAACCCGGGGTTCCCGTGTACCAGCCCACGACGCTCGAAACGCAGAGATGA
- the selenok gene encoding selenoprotein K isoform X1 → MVYVSNGQVLDSRSQSPWSLSFLTDMFWGAVEFISLFFRTILHPDLSKKGNVASSRFSDGRGPPGPPGGRRRMGRITHGAGPNPPPMGGGGUGR, encoded by the exons ATGGTGTACGTGTCCAACG GCCAGGTCCTGGACAGCAGGTCCCAGTCCCCCTGGAGCCTGTCGTTCCTGACTGATATGTTCTGGGGGGCTGTGGAGTTCATCAGCCTCTT TTTTAGGACAATACTTCACCCTGACTTGTCAAAGAAAGGAAATGTGGCTTCATCACGCTTCAGTGATGGCAGAGG ACCTCCAGGTCCTCCTGGTGGCAGAAGGCGGATGGGTCGAATAACTCACGGAGCGGGTCCCAACCCTCCACCAATGggtggaggaggatgaggaag GTAA
- the actr8 gene encoding actin-related protein 8: protein MTQAEKEQDSGKEKEKERDKEKEKEQQRGVKRPIAPAAIPEAAQEQIQSNFVIVIHPGSRTLRIGRATDTLPVIIPHVIARRHKQGGQARHEDAWLLRDGLNKAESSEQRQNGLKMVDQAIWSKKMSNGVRRTPVSAEQARAYNCQIRPAVLDSSSRVKWTNTSHHPNYLVGEEALYVNPSDCYNLHWPVIRGQLNVHSGSGGSLTAVLADLETLWSYVIQKHLEIPLKELKYYRCILLVPDIYNRQHVKEIVNILLHNMGFSAIIAHQESVCATFGSGLSSACVVDVGDQKTSICCVEDGVSHRNSRLCLAYGGSDVTRTFFWLLQRAGFPYRDCQLTNRLDCQLLQHLKETFCHLDQDISGLQDHEFQTRFPEAPALLYQIRLGDEKLQAPMGLFYPSTFGIVGQKMTSLQHRSQGNSEDPHDEHYLLSTQSKGEQSSKSAAERKAVSRPGGGLDGDLNCQGRMGEMSDMPRGCGSGSAAGGGMLGEMELGPNQGECLMSPGEAEESLSTHLSRKTAIISQFESKALGLDKAILHSIDCCASDETKRKMYSSILVVGGGLMFHGAQEFLLHRIINKMPPSFRRLVDNVEVITRPKDMDPRLISWKGGAVLACLDTTQEMWIHQREWQRFGVRMLRERAAFVW from the exons ATGACGCAGGCCGAGAAAGAGCAGGACAGCgggaaggagaaggagaaggagcgggacaaggagaaagagaaggagcagCAGCGCGGAGTGAAGAGACCCATCGCTCCTGCAGCGATCCCTGAAGCCGCTCAGGAa CAAATACAGAGCAATTTTGTCATTGTGATCCACCCTGGATCAAGAACGCTTCGCATTGGCCGAGCCACAGACACCCTTCCTGTCATTATCCCTCACGTAATCGCGCGGCGACATAAGCAGGGTGGACAGGCCAGGCATGAAGATGCTTGGCTGCTGAGAGACGGTCTGAAT AAGGCAGAGAGCAGCGAGCAGAGGCAGAATGGACTGAAAATGGTGGACCAGGCCATCTGGTCCAAGAAGATGTCCAACGGCGTGAGAAGGACTCCTGTGTCTGCTGAACAG GCCAGGGCTTATAACTGTCAGATCCGTCCAGCAGTTCTAGACAGCAGTTCAAGAGTGAAGTGGACAAACACAAGCCACCATCCCAATTATCTGGTGGGAGAGGAG GCTCTGTATGTGAATCCATCAGACTGTTACAACCTCCACTGGCCTGTGATCAGAGGTCAGCTCAATGTGCATTCTGGCTCTGGAGGGTCTCTGACCGCAGTGCTGGCCGATCTGGAGACGCTGTGGAGTTACGTCATTCAGAAGCATCTGGAGATTCCCCTAAAAGAGTTGAAG TATTACAGATGCATCCTGTTGGTCCCCGACATCTACAACAGACAGCATGTAAAGGAAATTGTCAACATATTGCTACATAACATGGGCTTTTCAG CCATCATTGCGCACCAGGAGTCGGTGTGCGCTACATTCGGCAGCGGGTTGAGCAGCGCTTGTGTTGTGGATGTGGGCGATCAGAAGACCAGCATCTGCTGTGTTGAGGATGGAGTGTCCCATCGAAACTCAAG GCTTTGTTTGGCCTATGGCGGTTCAGACGTGACCCGCACTTTCTTCTGGCTCCTGCAGAGGGCAGGGTTTCCCTACAGAGACTGCCAGCTGACCAACAGGCTGGACTGTCAGCTCTTGCAGCATCTAAAGGAGACATTCTGTCATCTGGATCAG GACATATCAGGGTTACAGGATCATGAATTTCAGACACGTTTCCCAGAAGCCCCGGCTCTTTTATACCAAATTCGACTCGGGGATGAAAAATTACAG GCGCCAATGGGTCTGTTCTACCCAAGCACATTTGGCATCGTTGGTCagaaaatgacatcactacagCACCGTTCCCAAGGCAACTCAGAAGATCCCCATGATGAACACTACCTGCTCTCCACACAGAGCAAAGGGGAGCAG TCCTCTAAATCTGCAGCTGAGCGTAAGGCCGTTTCCAGGCCAGGCGGAGGTTTGGATGGTGACCTGAACTGTCAGGGGAGGATGGGGGAGATGTCCGACATGCCCAGAGGCTGTGGGAGCGGGAgtgcagcaggaggagggatGCTTGGAGAAATGGAGCTGGGGCCAAACCAGGGCGAGTGTCTGATGAGTCCAGGAGAGGCGGAAGAGTCGCTGTCCACTCACCTCTCCAGGAAGACGGCCATCATTAGCCAGTTCGAAAGCAAGGCTTTGGGCCTGGACAAGGCCATCCTGCATAGCATCGACTGCTGTG CGTCGGATGAAACCAAACGGAAGATGTACAGCTCCATCCTGGTGGTGGGCGGGGGGCTCATGTTTCACGGAGCTCAGGAATTCCTGCTTCATCGCATCATCAACAAGATGCCGCCGTCCTTCAGAAGGCTGGTCGATAACGTGGAAGTCATCACACGACCAAAG GACATGGACCCCAGGCTGATTTCATGGAAGGGCGGAGCAGTGCTTGCGTGCCTGGACACCACGCAGGAGATGTGGATTCACCAGAGAGAGTGGCAGCGTTTCGGTGTCAGAATGCTCCGAGAAAGAGCTGCATTCGTCTGGTGA
- the il17rb gene encoding interleukin-17 receptor B, whose protein sequence is MFYVLDQTLIMWQSILFFLCLVVSRGAAHDIKVVCEEHYDFPKTELNGSPSQVAGLKVKLVTVGQERKLNISWAINIDASIIHLEGTWVICGQWTHICKYNPPLTEANLTGSEKEWFSFLVGVSYGSFLTTVYNEPLPPVGSGPTTLSESIWVPRQPAITVTPSTTKATLESFQTTPNNEAQNEEIKTVSRIVFGVVASLIILISCFVIYKMFSSYSAFEILPEAPMTPVSVVVVYPSVTPAFQRAVVALAEFLQWHGGCRVTIDIWQQGKIAELGPLRWLAEQVKSADRVLIVSPQVETPSSITAPCTPTSSLPRHSIPAATGDLYPLILNMVASHARSSTELAKFWVVQLHAKKDKNSCVLLPELQTCRAFCLMKDLNGLCKSLHSQKTVGKKISSLLFKQKILYSQSSTTKLREAVEMLSAKKSGIFDRTLKKDIC, encoded by the exons atgttttatgttctaGATCAGACGCTCATCATGTGGCAAAGCatattgttttttctctgcCTCGTCGTTTCAAGGGGGGCAGCCCACGACATA AAAGTTGTGTGTGAGGAGCATTACG ATTTTCCCAAAACAGAGCTAAATGGCAGTCCATCTCAGGTGGCAGGCCTAAAAGTGAAACTGGTGACGGTCGGACAGGAAAGAAAGCTGAACATAAGCTGGGCGATCAACATTGATG cTAGTATTATTCACCTGGAGGGCACATGGGTCATTTGTGGACAATGGACCCACATCTGTAAATATAATCCCCCTTTGACTGAAGCGAACCTTACTGGGTCGGAGAAG gaatggttttcttttttagttggCGTAAGTTATGGTTCATTCCTTACCACCGTTTATAATGAGCCATTACCTCCAGTGGGAAGTGGCCCCACAACTCTATCAGAGTCTATTTGGGTACCTCGTCAACCAGCAA TAACTGTTACACCGAGTACTACAAAGGCAACTTTGG AGTCTTTTCAAACAACACCGAATAATGAAG cacaaaatgaagaaattaagACTGTCAGTAGAATTGTTTTTGGAGTTGTGGCCTCGTTGATAATTTTGATTTCCTGCTTTGTTATAT ATAAGATGTTTTCGTCGTACTCCGCTTTTGAAATCCTTCCCGAGGCCCCCATGACTCCAGTATCGGTGGTTGTGGTGTATCCTTCGGTGACGCCGGCCTTTCAGCGGGCGGTGGTGGCGCTGGCTGAGTTTCTGCAGTGGCACGGTGGCTGCAGAGTGACGATTGATATCTGGCAGCAGGGAAAAATTGCAGAACTTGGTCCACTGCGCTGGTTAGCTGAACAAGTAAAGAGTGCAGACCGTGTCCTGATCGTCTCCCCTCAGGTGGAAACT CCCTCTTCTATAACGGCACCCTGCACCCCCACTAGCAGCCTCCCAAGACATTCCATCCCAGCTGCAACTGGTGACCTTTACCCTCTGATTCTCAACATGGTGGCCAGTCACGCCAGGAGTTCCACTGAGCTGGCCAAGTTCTGGGTGGTGCAGCTGCATGCGAAGAAGGACAAGAACTCTTGTGTGCTGCTGCCAGAGCTGCAGACGTGCAGGGCTTTCTGCCTGATGAAAGATTTGAACGGACTCTGCAAGAGCCTTCATTCTCAGAAGACGGTTGGGAAGAAGATATCATCGCTGTTGTTCAAACAGAAGATTTTGTAtagccaaagcagcacaacgAAATTGAGGGAAGCTGTAGAAATGCTCAGTGCAAAGAAGTCAGGTATATTTGACAGAACcctaaaaaaagatatttgttgA
- the selenok gene encoding selenoprotein K isoform X2, giving the protein MVYVSNGQVLDSRSQSPWSLSFLTDMFWGAVEFISLFFRTILHPDLSKKGNVASSRFSDGRGPPGPPGGRRRMGRITHGAGPNPPPMGGGGUGR; this is encoded by the exons ATGGTGTACGTGTCCAACG GCCAGGTCCTGGACAGCAGGTCCCAGTCCCCCTGGAGCCTGTCGTTCCTGACTGATATGTTCTGGGGGGCTGTGGAGTTCATCAGCCTCTT TTTTAGGACAATACTTCACCCTGACTTGTCAAAGAAAGGAAATGTGGCTTCATCACGCTTCAGTGATGGCAGAGG ACCTCCAGGTCCTCCTGGTGGCAGAAGGCGGATGGGTCGAATAACTCACGGAGCGGGTCCCAACCCTCCACCAATGggtggaggaggatgaggaaggtGA